One Actinosynnema pretiosum DNA segment encodes these proteins:
- the surE gene encoding 5'/3'-nucleotidase SurE, with protein MRALVTNDDGIDSPGLLALARGAREHGWEVLIAAPEREASGTSAGLTAAGDHRSIHVERRDLDGFEAYAVAGHPGLIALVASRGAFGEVPDVVLSGVNRGANTGRAVLHSGTVGAVLTASVNDLRGMAVSLDVPLEGEVEYLWDSAVTVARGLFDVLAGLPAGAVLNVNAPNVADPGEPVRATLAEFGSVQTRVKRADEGTIDVNSVLVPGDLPEGSDAALLVAGRATVTPLRSVGEDLELRW; from the coding sequence ATGAGGGCACTGGTCACCAACGACGACGGCATCGACTCACCGGGGTTGCTGGCGCTGGCGCGGGGCGCGCGGGAGCACGGCTGGGAGGTGCTGATCGCCGCCCCGGAGCGGGAGGCCAGCGGCACCAGCGCGGGCCTGACGGCGGCGGGCGACCACCGGAGCATCCACGTGGAGCGGCGCGACCTGGACGGCTTCGAGGCCTACGCGGTCGCCGGGCACCCGGGGCTCATCGCGCTGGTGGCGTCGCGGGGGGCGTTCGGCGAGGTGCCGGACGTGGTGCTGTCCGGGGTCAACCGGGGCGCCAACACCGGGCGCGCGGTGCTGCACTCGGGGACGGTGGGCGCGGTGCTGACGGCGTCGGTGAACGACCTGCGCGGCATGGCGGTGTCGCTGGACGTGCCGCTGGAGGGCGAGGTCGAGTACCTGTGGGACTCGGCCGTGACGGTGGCGCGGGGCCTGTTCGACGTGCTCGCCGGCCTGCCGGCGGGGGCGGTGCTGAACGTGAACGCCCCGAACGTCGCCGACCCCGGAGAGCCGGTGCGGGCGACGCTGGCGGAGTTCGGGTCGGTGCAGACGCGGGTGAAGCGGGCGGACGAGGGGACGATCGACGTGAACTCGGTCCTCGTGCCGGGCGACCTGCCGGAGGGCAGCGACGCGGCCCTGCTGGTGGCGGGCAGGGCCACGGTGACGCCGCTGCGGTCGGTGGGGGAGGACCTGGAACTCAGGTGGTGA